The DNA window AGGAAAAATGGGTAATAATACAACCCGCCCATTttaatatgggtaaaatatgggcTGGGTATAATATGAGTTGGGTAAAATACTAGTTATACCCATATAAAGAGCATCAATTCTCCAATAGTTCTCTCATCTCCAAGAAACTGAGCTGGAACAGTTTCATAACTCTGTTTCCACTCCATAGATAATGCATCTGCTCTGCATACTTTAGTTGATTAAAATGGACCCCAAAGTAAAGAAAATCACTTAGCAAAGTACAAGTATAAAGAAAATGCATCTGCTCTACATTCATAATTCTTATAAATAAGGAATTATTTACCACAAATAGAATTCagaaacaagaagaagattTCAGGAGATTCATCACAAACCCTAGCCCTAAgtttcaaagaaaagaaaaggaagagaaaGAGGGAAGACGAGGAAGAAGGATTAAGGAGAGGAGAAATTTAGAGACTTACCAAATTATCTTTGAGATTGTGATTCGTGGAAGAAACACCCAATTTTTTTGCTGAAAAATAGCTTCTAAAACTTGGCAACAGAGGTTCTTTGAAAGTTTGGAGAAAACTTACAATACCCATATATGACCCGTTATTTACCCATAAAATACCCATATTTtaatgggtaaaatatgggtaTAAGCCCAAATATTACCCATATTTAAAATCACTCTTTCAACCCATATTTGTTGGGCTATTTGGGCGGGTCAGTGAAAAGTGGGCCTAAATTGCCAGCACTACAATCAACTAAGTATGTTTCCCACCATGAATTAGATTTGATAAGTTTGGCTTTAGTATGTGAAGTTTTCcgaaaacagcctctctacctccactaGATAGTGGTAAGGTGtgcgtacactctaccttcCCCAAATTCCACTTGTGGAATTTCAttgtgtttgttgttgttgttggctTTAGTATGTGAAAGAACTACGGGATGGTATTTCTTAACTAGGTTGAGAAGcgtttaatcaaaatttatatatgttttgttAAACTATAGGAAGCTGAAGGAGGaggaaaatcatatacatgaaGGTAGAAGTGAAAAATATTAATGAAGTTCCTAATTTATGAGTTTTTTAATCGAGCAGTTTCTTTGGGGTCTTGGTGTTCCACCGAATGAGGCCGAGTGCTGTGATGTTTATGGGTTAGATGAAGAACTTCTGGAGATGGTGCCAAAGCCAGTGCTTGCTGTTTTATTTCTCTATCCTCTCACATCTCAGGTTTGCTGTTATTTTAGTTTGATGTTAACTGGTATATGTCAATGATCTTGGtcaactaattaattttctGCAATGTGCGTGCagagtgaagaagagagaaTAAAGCAAGACAGCGAAACAAAGGTGAATTGAATGACCATTTCTTTATAAACTACTCATGTTCATCAGTTCTTTACTTCCAACCttagatttttttcttcttattgatGAATGATTCCGTTAGCCAAATTATGCCATTTAGTCTCTCTCTTTTTGGGGTGTTCAATTACTTAAATGTCATTGTTCCTGCTTATGCAGTTCTTGGTGTGAAACTTTGTCCATCACTAATCCTAGGAAGTTCCCTCTTGCCTCTCTCTTTTTCCTATTTAAAGGGGAAGTGGGGTTTGCAGTTGCCAGTGCTTGGTCTCCTTGCTATCAGTTGCCTAGATCCTTTCTCTGTCTTGGATCTGATTATTtcatttgttcctttttgtttgCTTTCCTGCTGTGTACAATATTCTCCAGTTCGTTGAACTCTGGCTTGATCTTTGTTGGCTGCTGTCATGAAACCATACCAGTGTGTCTAAGTGGTCCTGTAGACAGGTTGTTTGCTAAGTGAGTTTAATAGACAATGCAAGGTCATATTATACTTGGCTTTGACAGGTAACAGAAACTCGATTTTATATTTCATCAGTCACATAAATCAGTCATCAGTCATCACTACAACATCTTTTTTTGGCCCCTTCTAAATATCTCCTAATATACTTGATTATCTGTTTCTTCTCTATTTATTTGACCGAGTTGAGTTGGAGCATTTGAGTGTTTCTACATTTATGCCTTATATTTGGCTTCATAATTCTATAATTATTCTTGAGAGCTTTCTGGCAGGTGCAGGATCCCAGTAGTACAGTTTACTACATGAAGCAAACAGTGGGAAATGCATGCGGAACAATTGGCCTTCTTCATGCTATTGGGAATATCACCTCTCAGATAAAACTTAGTAAGTCATTTGATGTTCTATATATATCATGAACTGATTCTCACCATGAAGGTTTCTACTCTTTGCATTAAGTATGTAATATTAGAGGTGGGAGTACTTAAGAGTTTCTGGTAGTATCATAACAGATAGTTGCACAAGCAGTATATTACTCAGTCAAGAGCTTGATGTTGTGCTATAATTGATGATAGTATTTGGGGGAAAGGCTCTTAATTCATTATCATAGTCTGAGAAATGCCTGACCACAGATAAGATCTTGAGAATTTTGGTGGTTAGATGAAATTCTTTGAACTATGGTGACATTCTTGTCAACTTGGAagatatgtttttttgttttactttttacaTATTCactatattgttttttttcttccctttttgctgttttcttttttccatcTTTTCAATCCTagttctccttttctttttgttcccCGAGTTTTGACatgcttgttttttttttcatttagcCGAGGGTTCATTCTTGGACAAGTTCTTTAAATCAACCTCAAGCATGGACCCAATGCAGGTATTAATTTTGGCTATTGAAGTTAGTGGCCAGTCACATCATTCTAGTCATCCAATGCTAATACATTCGGGTACAAATTTGCAGCGTGCTGTGTTCCTTGAAAACGATAGGGAAATGGAAGTTGCTCATTCAGTGGCAGCCACTGCTGGTGATACTGAGGTCAGAATTGCCTTGAATCATCTATGTGTTTCTTACATAGCTCAAATAAACAGTCCTTATACTAAATCTATGCCTACTCAAGAAACTAGGCATTTGTATGCTATCCATTACCATTTTTGCTTCATTTTTCTGAAAGCTGCTCAAATTCATCATACCAAATCTGTCCCTCGAGCTTCAATCCTTCATTAGTCAATGAGTCCACGACAATATTTGCTTCTCTGAAGTAAAATTGAAGCTGAACATATTCAAAAACCTTCAGCTTGTCCTTTTTGCTTTCAATTACTGATATAAGATTCCATTGGTACTTAATCATTCCTTGGTGCACTTAGAAGTAAAGTAAGTCAGAGattaaatatttcatcaatGTATTGACATATTAATTGAACCAGTGATCTATGAGTACTCTTGacattttctaaaaagaaaaaagataattttatttagagACTGGCAACCACAAAGGAGGAGGGTCTGATCTAGTGCaaaaaacatgaagaagaattCATGCAACCAAGTAGGGTAGTCCAGTTGGTAACCTAAACTTTCACATATTTGGTGAGGGTTTAATTCCTTATCTTGTAGTCCCTTCCCCATTTCTCCTttttagataaaaaataaaaatatacggTGGTATCTTCAAGTCTGGTGTCGCTGTTGTGTTGTGGCAGCAGCAGCTAAGCTTTTGCTGAGCTAAAGAATGTTGCTGTGAACAACTTTCTATATTTGATTTGAACTTTTTGTACATTTGGATTTTCCGGAGCTCACAGTTCTGGACATTTCTTTATGTGTTTTGCTGCTACGACGGCCTCTTTGTTTTCTCGACATTATTGGAACAGAGAGGCATGAAAAAAGTATTTGGGCGTCTTATAGGAAGCTTGCACTTCTAAGCCTTCTGTGGGTATTGGTGTGATACACCAGAGATTTTGATGGCTTGCAGTTTGTTGAAGACCAACAACCTTCTTGTTTTTGAGAAGGCCAACAACCTTCTTGTTAAGCTCTGGCTTGTTTGCATGAGAGAGTTTGGGCATGTTAGAGGCTACCTTTAAGCCTAGCAACTGTGTGCAATACAAACACCCGAGGTTTTGATGGTTTGGAGATAGTTGATAACCAACAACCTTCCTATTAGTCTCTGGTGCATTTACTCTTCCTAAACTCACACTTTTGTGGATTTGCATGCTTCTCTTGCAACTGAGAAATGTTAGAGCCAGGGGATGTAGTTTTTTGTTATTATGCAAGCCAATATAGAGATTGTTTGAGAGTTTTGTGTGAACCTCAGTTCAAACTCTGTTAAAAGCTTCAAATAGAAGATAGTTctaattttttagattatgATTTATGGAAGATGGAAAAAAACATTTGCTGGCTTTATGTTAAATCTTTTTGAAGATGTGAAACTAAATTGATTGGATTTTAAGACTATGAAGTCAGAAACTTCCTCTATATCAGTTTTCCCATTGAAATAATTACTCCTTTTGTTGGTTTAACAATCCCAATTCCCATGTATATGACATAAAATACATGTCactatttcttttttgatgtttttttcatgtttaatgTGCATTAATCTGGTGCGTTCTTTATGCAGGCTACCGACGATGTGAACACTCATTTCATCTGCTTCACCTGTGTTGATGGTATTTCCTTCTCCATCCCATTTCATCCCACTCTCTCTCACTCTCTCAGTTTCTGTGATCCGTAGAATTGACTTAAGCACCGTCTGCATTCTGCTTCCAAGTTAAGATGGTAGTTATTTGTCATCTGGAGTGTAAACTGAGTGCTGGGCATTACAAACCTTATGCTAGACTGCTAGTATCTACTAATATGGCTTTGGTGTAGAAAGTTGTAAGGTTGATTTACTTTTTTTCCGAGTATTGTTGGGAGTCAACTGTTATTCCATTTGTAGCTTTCTGCAGAGTGTTTAAGGAGTTCGGTTGATATGGAGCATAGTAGCACCTAGAGGGCCTGGGATCTCCATCAATTTACATTTCATTAGCTGTAGTTTTCTTGTGAAAACATGGAAGCTTGTGTTGATGCTATAATAATGACTTGAAGATGTCTGCTAGGTCAACCACTCCCTTTAGATAACATACTGCCATCCATTGATACTAATGAGAAACCTCTTTTTCCCTTgagttaaacaacaacaaattggGGAGCACTAGGAGCGCATGTTATGGGAGTCAAAAAATTGCATCATGACTATATCTTTGTTTACAACATCAATAATATAGTGATTGTTGACTAGACGATTCAGCTTTACTTAACTCGACTCATGATGGGTGAGGAATTGAAAGTCACACAAGCTTTGGTCACATTGCAGGACAACTCTATGAACTTGATGGAAGGAGGGCTGGACCTATTACACATGGCGCATCCTCTCCAAACAGCTTATTAAAGGTAAGTAATTATGTCCATGCTCTGGGAGTGAAGTTCACTGACCGATGACAATTAGTCAGTGACTGTGGCCCAATTTCTTTGTTTCACACCCAGACCTAACCTTCGTGGCTTCATCCATTTTAATTTGGAACTCTTCAGTACGTGTGATCACATTATCAGAGTCCCAAATCTGGAGAAATATCACTTATAAGCAAATATCAATTAATTGGGATTAAAGTTTAGTTTTTACTCCTACATAAGATTTGGCGTTTTTTCAGAAGTTCTTTTAAACTAAAGTTCACATACTTGTATGAGACCGTAAAACTTCAATGTTTTTGTCcttttaaacaaaaatttctATTTCCGCCTCGTGGTTCCTTTCATCTATCTCCCCATTATGCGTTTTGTGACATGGAAGTATTTCTCATTTATTACAGGATGCTGCCAGAGTTATCAAAAAGATAATCGAGAAAAATCCAGACTCAATCAACTTCAACGTTATTGCTATTTCCAAAAACGTTTAGGCCAATGCTGCTGTCTAGAGGATTTTATGGATGAGATGTTTAAACCAATTTTAGCTTTTCGTGTTTCTGCCTTTCCCAGTACTGTGTTTCTTCTTGTTTGTAACGCGCATATATTTGCAATAAgttactt is part of the Solanum stenotomum isolate F172 chromosome 8, ASM1918654v1, whole genome shotgun sequence genome and encodes:
- the LOC125874630 gene encoding ubiquitin carboxyl-terminal hydrolase 3; the protein is MAESTGSKKRWLPLEANPDVMNQFLWGLGVPPNEAECCDVYGLDEELLEMVPKPVLAVLFLYPLTSQSEEERIKQDSETKVQDPSSTVYYMKQTVGNACGTIGLLHAIGNITSQIKLTEGSFLDKFFKSTSSMDPMQRAVFLENDREMEVAHSVAATAGDTEATDDVNTHFICFTCVDGQLYELDGRRAGPITHGASSPNSLLKDAARVIKKIIEKNPDSINFNVIAISKNV